A region of Scleropages formosus chromosome 2, fSclFor1.1, whole genome shotgun sequence DNA encodes the following proteins:
- the szl gene encoding sizzled has protein sequence MLQLVRIVLVLVPVQGLAFDFGQFTRCVPIPRHMGICQDVGYSEMRLPNYLGQSSLETQVVPHSERWRPLLETGCHPQARVFLCSLLAPICLDTFIQPCRSLCAAVRDGCAPVLACQGQAWPDVLDCDRFPGHDDMCLSATITHGNIVLKGLPRATCQDCPATEEFPSLKSTMDAICLNDFAVKAKLARRRFASTETEFEVEGRLEFVRQGPLLLYDTRTMLEQWLLINPHCAQALVRPGRAQLYLVTGRVRPDGTLALALLFPWHKKDVNLVAASRKWKHHQC, from the exons ATGCTTCAGCTCGTTCGTATCGTCCTCGTCCTGGTTCCAGTTCAGGGCCTGGCCTTCGACTTTGGCCAGTTCACACGCTGCGTGCCCATTCCCCGCCACATGGGCATCTGCCAGGACGTAGGATACTCTGAGATGCGGCTGCCCAACTACCTGGGCCAGAGCAGCCTGGAGACCCAGGTGGTGCCACATTCGGAGCGCTGGAGGCCACTGCTGGAGACAGGCTGCCACCCTCAGGCCAGGGTCTTCCTCTGCTCCCTCCTTGCCCCCATCTGCCTCGACAC GTTCATCCAGCCGTGCCGCAGCCTCTGCGCGGCCGTGAGGGACGGCTGCGCCCCAGTGCTGGCCTGTCAAGGACAGGCCTGGCCAGATGTTCTGGACTGCGACCGCTTCCCAGGCCACGACGACATGTGCCTGTCAGCCACGATCACACATGGTAACATTGTCCTCAAAG GTCTGCCTCGGGCTACCTGCCAGGACTGCCCTGCCACGGAGGAGTTTCCCTCTCTGAAATCCACAATGGACGCCATCTGCCTGAACGACTTCG CTGTGAAAGCCAAGCTGGCTCGCCGGCGCTTCGCTTCAACCGAGACGGAGTTCGAGGTGGAGGGGCGGCTGGAGTTTGTGCGCCAAGGCCCCCTCCTTCTGTACGACACCAGAACCATGCTGGAGCAGTGGCTGCTGATCAACCCGCATTGCGCTCAGGCTCTGGTGCGGCCCGGCCGAGCCCAGCTCTACCTGGTGACCGGCAGGGTGCGGCCCGATGGCACCCTGGCCCTAGCCCTCCTCTTCCCCTGGCACAAGAAGGACGTGAACCTCGTGGCGGCCTCACGCAAATGGAAGCATCACCAGTGCTGA
- the prl2 gene encoding prolactin 2: protein LSRHSDKALWSLFVLLLMCLDLHTLVESAPICAHGHTGCHSPTLSDLFDRVIQHSARMHGLSSDLHSDFEQYFLPSRNQIGRINRKCHTAYILTPNGKENAQRLAREELTEVILKLLAAWRDPLSQFHRSMARHEDFTSISGNKALEMSDMVHQLKNGVEKVAEKMQLLGMISNSLMSLSSTEALAPHSASSEARSMSDYELLYCFRRDSNKVQNYLKILKCRIVAEHGC, encoded by the exons TTATCCAGACATTCggataaagctttat GGTCTCTGTTTGTCCTTCTGCTGATGTGCTTGGACCTGCACACCCTTGTGGAGTCCGCTCCCATTTGTGCCCATGGACACACGGGCTGCCACTCACCCACTCTGTCCGACCTGTTTGATCGGGTGATCCAGCACTCGGCCAGGATGCATGGCCTCTCCAGCGACCTGCACTCCGATTTT GAGCAGTACTTTCTACCCAGCAGAAACCAAATTGGCAGAATCAATAGAAAATGTCACACTGCCTACATACTAACACCCAACGGCAAAGAGAATGCTCAGCGGCTGGCG AGGGAAGAGCTGACCGAGGTGATCCTGAAGCTTCTGGCGGCCTGGAGGGATCCCCTGTCACAGTTCCACCGGAGCATGGCGCGGCATGAGGACTTCACCAGCATCAGTGGGAACAAGGCTCTGGAGATGAGCGACATGGTGCACCAACTGAAGAACGGGGTGGAGAAGGTCGCTGAGAAA ATGCAGCTCCTGGGCATGATCAGCAACTCCTTGATGAGCCTGTCCTCCACTGAGGCCCTGGCACCCCACTCGGCCAGCAGCGAGGCACGCTCCATGAGCGACTACGAGCTACTCTACTGTTTCAGGAGGGACTCCAACAAAGTCCAGAACTACTTGAAGATCCTCAAGTGCAGGATTGTCGCAGAGCATGGTTGCTAG
- the dbx2 gene encoding homeobox protein DBX2 — protein MIPFLSRKRETARPAYSGFGSSGKSFLIENLLRTPACPSAHRLSASAAPGAFAAPRVTGPAILGPLVAVQRCGFDVPTDKDRVPAKDGAAAKRPQPAALWSELFRRDAQIRLACCGGSGPPSASPASFSKGKGLALWSPEASPKSRRGILRRAVFSDDQRRALERTFERQKYISKADRNKLSADLGLKESQVKIWFQNRRMKWRNSKEKEVLCLRSLTEEMSLRSDPGTEEEQEDREAQGGGVEPQLSVTGGGTLADYMTNYELCVHREETTRELWTQLNSFSDCPHPKHHLANVDQGFAIKTENR, from the exons ATGATCCCGTTTCTGAGTCGGAAGAGGGAGACGGCTAGGCCCGCGTACTCGGGGTTCGGCAGTTCGGGGAAGAGTTTCCTTATCGAGAACCTGCTGCGCACCCCGGCGTGTCCCTCGGCCCACCGGCTGTCCGCGAGCGCCGCTCCGGGAGCGTTCGCGGCCCCGCGGGTCACGGGGCCCGCCATCCTCGGGCCGCTCGTGGCAGTGCAGCGCTGTGGGTTCGACGTCCCCACGGACAAGGACCGCGTCCCCGCGAAGGACGGAGCGGCGGCTAAGCGGCCCCAGCCAG CAGCCCTGTGGTCCGAGCTCTTCCGGAGGGATGCCCAGATCCGCCTGGCCTGCTGCGGTGGGTCCGGCCCCCCCTCGGCTTCCCCCGCGTCTTTTTCAA AGGGAAAAGGCCTGGCGCTGTGGTCCCCGGAAGCGAGCCCCAAGTCCCGCAGGGGGATCCTGCGGCGCGCCGTCTTCTCGGATGACCAGCGGAGGGCATTGGAGAGGACCTTTGAGAGGCAGAAGTACATCAGCAAAGCAGACAGAAACAAGCTGTCAGCAGATCTCGGGTTGAAAGAGTCCCAG GTGAagatctggttccagaaccggAGGATGAAGTGGAGAAACTCGAAAGAGAAGGAAGTGCTCTGCCTAAGATCTCTGACGGAGGAGATGTCACTGAGGAGTGATCCAGGCAccgaggaggagcaggaggaccGGGAGGCGCAGGGAGGCGGTGTCGAGCCACAGCTGTCCGTCACAGGAG GGGGCACACTCGCTGACTACATGACGAACTATGAACTGTGCGTTCATCGAGAGGAGACCACACGAGAGCTCTGGACACAGCTCAACAGTTTCTCAGACTGTCCCCACCCGAAACATCATCTGGCGAATGTCGACCAAGGTTTCGCAATTAAGACTGAGAACAGGTAA